The Poseidonibacter lekithochrous region TGAAAGCTCACCTTTTGGAATATTTAATAAAGCTTTCCAAACATTTATTTGAAAATTTGTACCTTTTACAAAAAGATTAACTTTTTTATTTTCCAAGAAAATCTCATTTAATAAATCTTGTGCTTTTATATCATCATGAATAAACTCTGCATTACTCCAAGTTTTTTTTAATCGTAATAATACTTCATCTGCATTTTCATCATAAAATTTTAAAGCACAAATACCCTTAGCAGTATTTGCAATCATAGCCTTTCCAAAAGGAGTATTAGCAAAACCATAAGTTATATCTAAATTAATTCCCATCTTTTTATATTCATTAGGAGTTACTCCTACAAAGTTTATAAACAACTCATGTAACCTACTAGGACTTGATAAACCTAAGTCATATGACGTATCAAGTATAGATTTTGAAGTTTTTAAATGCTCTTTTGCATGACTTATAGTTGTAGCTTGTAAAAACTGCATAGGAGTAACCCCTACGTACTCTTTAAAGATACGAGAGAAGTGATGTTTACTCAAACCAATATGTGAGGCTATTTCATCTAGTTTTGGCTGATAAGAGAAGTTTTCATCCACATAATGAATAGCTTCTTTTATTTTTTCATAATATTTATATTTCTCTTCTAAAGCATTCATACTAAACCTTTTTATTTTAGTATATTAAGAACTTATATTCTTTAACAATCCGAATCTTGCTATTAGTTAGTTATAGCTAAAAAAGTACTTGTTATAGTAAAAAAGTATATTCCGATTAAAATAAAGTAATCTTTTTTATTTGTATTAATATTTTCCATTATTTTCTCCTTCCAATAGGAGAAAACAATTTCTCCTATTAATTCATATTATTTATTCTAAAAATCCACATCGACATGTCATCTGACATATATTTTCCTTATTTTTTATATTTTTGGGTATAAAAAAAGGGAAGAGCTAAAAAGCCCTTCCCTTTAAAATCAGATAAAATCTAATTTCTAATCAGCGAATTTCACTTTTTTAGCAGTTCTTTTTCTAACATTTGGATCTAAATCTCTTTTTCTAACTCTTACAGAAACAGGAGTTACTTCAACAAGCTCATCTTCTTCAATCCACTCTAGTGCATTTTCTAAAGACATCACTCTTGGTGGGATAAGCTTAATAGCTTCATCTGCACCCGAAGATCTAACGTTTGACTGTTGTTTAGCTTTAATTGGGTTGATATCTAAGTCATTTGATTTAGCATGTTGACCTACTACCATTCCGTTATAAACTTTATCTTGAGGTTTAATGTACATAATCCCTCTATCTTGTAAGTTGAAGATTGAATAACCAACAGCTTCACCAGCTTCCATAGAAACTAATGCTCCGTATTTTCTAGATTCAACAACACCAGAATGAGGTCTGAATTCTAAGAATGAGTGGTTCATAACACCCTCACCTTTAGTTTCAGTTAAGAACTCAGTTCTAATACCGATTAATCCTCTTGCAGGAATTTCAAACTCTAATCTTGTATAACCAGAACCCATTGGTACCATGTTTGTCATATTAGCTTTTCTTTTTCCTAATTTCTCAATGATTGCACCTGAGAATTCGTCTGGAGTATCAATTACTAAATGCTCGAATGGCTCCATTTTAACACCGTCAATTTCTTTAACGATTACTTCTGGTCTACCAATTGAGAATTCGAATCCTTCTCTTCTCATGTTTTCAGCAAGGATACAAATTTGTAATTCCCCTCTACCGTTAACTTTGAATTTACCTTCACCAATTTGCTCATAGTTCATAGCAATATTAGTGTTCATTTCAGATTCTAATCTTTCATCAATTTTGTTAGAAGTTACGAATTTACCTTCAGTACCAGCTAATGGAGAATCATTTACTGCAAAAGTAACAGATAATGTAGGCTCTTCAATATGCATTGGATCTAATGGCATTGGGTTAGCAGGATCACAAAGTGAATCACCAACGTCAATTGTCTCAAAACCAGCTACGGCAACAATATCACCAGTACCAGCAGTTTTGATATCGAATCTATCAACACCTTTAAATCCAATAAGTTTAGAAACTCTACCTTTAACTTTTTCGCCATCAGCTTTAACTAAAGTTACAGTTTCACCCATTGAGATAGTACCGTTGAAGATTCTAGCGATACCGATTTTTCCAATGAAGTTATCGTAATCAAGTGTAAATACTTGTAATTGAAGACCATTTTCATCAGAACCTTTTGGTTTTGGAACTTCTTCTAAAATAGTTTTGAATAATGGAATTAAATTCTCATTTGCATCTTCTAAAGCTAATTTTGCATAACCATCTCTAGCAGCTGCATATACAACTGGGAATTCTAATTGCTCTTCAGTAGCGCCCATTTGATCGAATAAGTCGAATACTTCATCAACAACTCTATCAGCGTCAGCACCTGGCTTATCAATTTTGTTAATAACAACAATTGGTCTGTGACCTAATTGTAAAGCTTTCTTAACAACGAATTTTGTTTGAGGCATAGTACCTTCTTGAGCATCTACTAGTAATAGTACACAGTCAACCATCTTAAGAACCCTCTCAACTTCTCCACCAAAGTCAGCATGGCCTGGAGTATCGATAATGTTAATTCTTACGCCTTCGTAATCAACAGCAGTATTCTTAGAAAGAATTGTAATTCCTCTTTCTTTTTCAATATCATTACTATCCATAACTCTATCTTCTACTTCTTGGTGAGCAGTAAAAGTTCCAGATTGTTTTAATAATTCATCTACTAATGTAGTTTTACCGTGGTCAACGTGTGCGATAACGGCAATATTTCTAATATCTCTCATTTTAACTCTTTATGTTAATATTTTTCGCGATTATACTAAAACTTAGCTTAAAAGATGGTATGTTTAGAATATTAATTACTAATTGATGACAAACTTTTGTATTTCTACATAAAAAACACTTTTTACCTCCCTATGCTCTGATATAATTATTTAATATTTATATCAGGCAGAAAAATGAACTACCAAAAAGTACTTGAAGAGATTCAAGATGAAATACAGCCATACCTTAAAAAAGGTAAAGTAGCTGATTATATACCAGCATTAGCAAATGTAAAAAAGAATGACTTTGCAATGAGTATTATAGATTTAGACCTAAATGAATACCATATAGGTTCATCTCAAAAAGATTTTTCTATACAAAGTATTTCAAAAGTTTTTACTTTTACTTTGGCATTACAAAACTATAGTAAAGAGTTATATAAAAGAGTTGGGCATGAACCATCAGGAAATGCTTTTAATTCATTAATACAATTAGAGTATGAAAATGGTATTCCTAGAAATCCATTTATTAATGCAGGAGCTGTTGTTACAACAGATTCTTTATTATCAATATATAAAGAAACAACTTTTGATTACATACTACAATTTATAAGATCTATCTCCGATAATAAGAAAATCACTTTTGACAAAGAAGTTTATACATCAGAGTTAAAACATGGATATAGAAATCTTGCACTTGTTAATATGATGAAAAGTTTTAATAATATAGAAAATCTTACATCAAGTGTAATAGAGACATATTTCAAACAATGCTCTATTAAAATGTCAACAGCAGAATTATCAAAAGCAATGTTATTCCTAGCAAATCATGGGGTAAATCCTATAAATGATGAAGTACTTATAAATGAAGAAAAAGCAAAAAGAATCAACTCTTTAATGTTAACTTGTGGACATTATGATGCATCAGGAGACTTTGCATATAGAGTTGGGCTACCGGGAAAAAGTGGTGTAGGTGGAGGAATTGTTGCCGTAGTACCTAAAAAACTAGCTGTTTGTGTTTATGCTCCAAGACTTAATAAACAAGGTAATTCTCTAGCAGGAACTAAAGCTTTAGAACTATTTACTACAAAAACTGGTTTATCTATATTCTAGTCATAATCTAACAATCAAAAATCGCAAAGATTGTTAGATTAATTTACTTTCTTTTTTTTCTTGCATATATTAAAAATCCTGTAATTACTAAAAATGGTAATAATAAGGAAGAGATAAACAATATAACTTGTCCAAATATGCCAAAATACTCCCCTGTATGAAGAGTTAACATACTTATCATTATCTGCTCATTTAAAGGTTTTTTTTCAAACCTTTCATGTTTTAATATCTTTTTTGTTTTTATATCTAGAACTAATTTGTTTCTTTCTCTTCGATGTTTCGCGTTTTCATCAAGATATATAAAACTATACACAGTTCCATTTGTAGGAAGTTTAACTAGAGAATAAATATATTTATTTCTAACTTCTCTCTCAAAAATAGCAATTGCACTACCTACCTCATCAAGTTTAGAATCCTTTTGTATCTTAATACTTTTATTTGTAGTTCTTTGTACTTTTTCTACACCCATTATCTTATAAAAAGCATTGCTATACCAAGAATAAGACCAATTAAGACCACTTAGCGCTGCAAATAAATAAAAAGGCATAAGCCACATAGCAAAAGAGCTATGGCTACTTTTTAAGAAGTGTTGACCTTTTGATTTAAAAGAAAAAGTAAGACTTTTAAAGAAACGTTTTTTTAATCTAGGGAAGGACATGACTACTCCACTAAATGTCAAAATTAAAAGAGAAAGAACACTAAATCCAACAAGATGTTTTCCCATGTCATTGAATAAAAGTGTTCTATGTAATCTCTCTACAGTTCTAAAAAAGTCTTCTCTTTTCTCTTGAGCTAAAAACTCCCCAGTATAAGGATTAATATAATATTTTGATACTTGTTTTTTATCTCCATCTCTTTTTATTGTTTTAAAATATAAAGATGAAGACTTTATATTAGAAAAAGAAATTGCTGTTATTTCTAAATTTGGCTTTTTCTTTTTAAAGCCTTCCAGAAGTTTAATTATTGGAATTTTTTCTTTATTTGAAAGAGGAACAGTATATATGTCTTTATTTATACTGTTCATTATCTCTTTTTCAAAAGACAATACTGCTCCAGAGCCTGCAATTATTATTAATATCAATCCACTTATTAATCCTAAGATTAAATGTATTTTACGGAAAGCTTTTCTAAACATAATTATTAAGTATTAGAAATCTATCTGACCTGAAATAATAAAAGAACGTCCTTGTCCAGATACTCTTCCAACAGGACTTACATCAACACCTCTAAAATAGTAATCTTCATCAAATAAGTTATTAATACCTAAACTAAGGTTTGCTTTTAGATTATTTGAAACAGGAACTTTTGTAGAATATTTTGCATTCCATACCATGTATGCTGGGTTTTCTCCAACTTGACCATTTGATGATTCTTCAATTGTATTAGCACTATCTGAGAAAGTTTTACTTAAATATATACCTGTTAAGTTAAACTTATTATCTCCAATTTTATAGTCACTTGATAAACTTAATTGATGAGAAGCTACCCAAGGAAGGTCTTTACCTTTATTCGTTCCTGTTAACTGTTCTGTATCTAAGAATGTATAACCAAGAGTGAATAATGTTCTATCACTAGGTTTTAAAATAAATTGAGTTTCAATACCTTGATGTCTAGTTCTTCCTAAGTTATTAAAAGATTGTGTACTACTTACATATTCAATTTGATCTTTATAATCTATTCTATATACCGTACTGTTTACACTAAAATTATCATTTGGTTCAAATCTAATTCCAGCTTCATAGTTCCAAGCTAATTCAACTGCTAAATCTCCTTCTTTTCTCACCTGTGCAACTTGAGGAGCTCTTAGAGAACGCTGTGCATTAGTAAATAAGAATACTTCATTAGAAGCTTGATATCCAATACTTAAACCAGGAAGAAATGAGTTCATACTTTTTTTCTTATCATCTGAAGGATTAGAGCTTTTATTATCCCCAAAATCTGTTTCTACATTTTCATATCTTAATCCAGGAGTTACTTTTAAATCTCCATCCATAAAACTAATAGTATCACTCACATAACCAGCTAGGGCATTAGTTTTAATTTTCCAATCTCTTAAATCAGCTGTTATACCATCACTAAATTTTGTTTGATTAAGTAAATAATCTACATCTTCTTTTATATAACGTGCCCCAAAAGTTACTTTGTGGTTACCTTTTTCAAAAGTCCATCTAGGCTCAGTACCTAAAACAGTGATTTTTCTATCAGCACTTCTAGTTGAATTTTCAGTAGTTGGTGTAAATCCAGAACCTGTTGTATTCCAACCCCAATCAAACTTTCTTTTACTTTCTTGAGCAAAATTCATCCAATGAAACTCAGTACTATCACTTGGATTTAATTTATAAGTAACTGATCCTCTTTTTGTTTCTCCCTCAAATTTGTCATAAGGACGCTGAGAAGAACTTCTGTCTTTTTCATAAGCTTCAGGCAATAAAGCACCTGGTAAGTCAGCATCAGCTTTGTAGTATTGAAGGTTTGCTTTTATTTCACTATCATCCGAAGGATAGTATTCTGTATCAACTATTAAGTTTTTTACATCAGTATTGGAATGATCTCTAAAAGATTCCCCTTTTATTCCATTATATTGGAACTGTAAACCTAATTTATCATTTACAAAACCACCTGTTCTAAGATACGTATCAGTAAGAATATTGCCATTTTCTGCAACATGAACAGTACCTTTTAATGTAGAAGTATGTTCAGTACCTATAGGTTTAGTAATAAAATTAACTACACCACCAACGTTATTGGGACCATAATGAACAGCCGCACCACCTCTTACAACATCAATAGTTTCAAGTGTTTCCATAGTTATAGGAAACAGTGAAAAACTAGAATGACTATAAGGAGCAATTGCCGCTGGCACTCCATTTACTAAAGCATTTAAATGAGCACTTCTTCCAGGTTTTAAACCTCTTAGGGAAATATTAGGTAAAACTCCTGTTCCTGTTTCATCTTGTATTTGAACTCCCGGAACTGTTCTTAAAGCATCTTCAATATTTTTAGCGGCAATATTTTGTAAATACTCAGAATCAATTACTGTTCTAGCACCACTATATACTTTTACATTCTCTGCACTTGTTTCCCCAAGCCAATCCCCTTGAATTTCTACTTCTCCTAGATTATTAGAATCTGATGTAGCTTGTTTTTGAGATTTTGCTTTTATTATTACAATTACATCATTTTTAATTACAGCCTTTAATCCTGTATTTTTAAAAAGTAATTCAAGAGCTTTGTCTAAACTATTAATATTTTGTATATTATTGATTTTTTGTGACTCAAATAATTCATCATTTGCTATATATGATAAGTTAGATTTTTTTGATATAATCTCTAAAGCCTCCTTTAGAGTTTTGTTTTGAATAGTGTATGACTCATCTGCAAATAGGTTAACACTTAAAACTAACGCTAAGCTTGAGG contains the following coding sequences:
- a CDS encoding bifunctional transcriptional activator/DNA repair enzyme AdaA — translated: MNALEEKYKYYEKIKEAIHYVDENFSYQPKLDEIASHIGLSKHHFSRIFKEYVGVTPMQFLQATTISHAKEHLKTSKSILDTSYDLGLSSPSRLHELFINFVGVTPNEYKKMGINLDITYGFANTPFGKAMIANTAKGICALKFYDENADEVLLRLKKTWSNAEFIHDDIKAQDLLNEIFLENKKVNLFVKGTNFQINVWKALLNIPKGELSTYSDIATILDKPKAVRAVASAIGSNHIGFLIPCHRVISKTAAMGGYRWGIPRKRVLISYEHNLKNN
- the typA gene encoding translational GTPase TypA, with the translated sequence MRDIRNIAVIAHVDHGKTTLVDELLKQSGTFTAHQEVEDRVMDSNDIEKERGITILSKNTAVDYEGVRINIIDTPGHADFGGEVERVLKMVDCVLLLVDAQEGTMPQTKFVVKKALQLGHRPIVVINKIDKPGADADRVVDEVFDLFDQMGATEEQLEFPVVYAAARDGYAKLALEDANENLIPLFKTILEEVPKPKGSDENGLQLQVFTLDYDNFIGKIGIARIFNGTISMGETVTLVKADGEKVKGRVSKLIGFKGVDRFDIKTAGTGDIVAVAGFETIDVGDSLCDPANPMPLDPMHIEEPTLSVTFAVNDSPLAGTEGKFVTSNKIDERLESEMNTNIAMNYEQIGEGKFKVNGRGELQICILAENMRREGFEFSIGRPEVIVKEIDGVKMEPFEHLVIDTPDEFSGAIIEKLGKRKANMTNMVPMGSGYTRLEFEIPARGLIGIRTEFLTETKGEGVMNHSFLEFRPHSGVVESRKYGALVSMEAGEAVGYSIFNLQDRGIMYIKPQDKVYNGMVVGQHAKSNDLDINPIKAKQQSNVRSSGADEAIKLIPPRVMSLENALEWIEEDELVEVTPVSVRVRKRDLDPNVRKRTAKKVKFAD
- a CDS encoding TonB-dependent siderophore receptor, with the protein product MKKKMLAASSLALVLSVNLFADESYTIQNKTLKEALEIISKKSNLSYIANDELFESQKINNIQNINSLDKALELLFKNTGLKAVIKNDVIVIIKAKSQKQATSDSNNLGEVEIQGDWLGETSAENVKVYSGARTVIDSEYLQNIAAKNIEDALRTVPGVQIQDETGTGVLPNISLRGLKPGRSAHLNALVNGVPAAIAPYSHSSFSLFPITMETLETIDVVRGGAAVHYGPNNVGGVVNFITKPIGTEHTSTLKGTVHVAENGNILTDTYLRTGGFVNDKLGLQFQYNGIKGESFRDHSNTDVKNLIVDTEYYPSDDSEIKANLQYYKADADLPGALLPEAYEKDRSSSQRPYDKFEGETKRGSVTYKLNPSDSTEFHWMNFAQESKRKFDWGWNTTGSGFTPTTENSTRSADRKITVLGTEPRWTFEKGNHKVTFGARYIKEDVDYLLNQTKFSDGITADLRDWKIKTNALAGYVSDTISFMDGDLKVTPGLRYENVETDFGDNKSSNPSDDKKKSMNSFLPGLSIGYQASNEVFLFTNAQRSLRAPQVAQVRKEGDLAVELAWNYEAGIRFEPNDNFSVNSTVYRIDYKDQIEYVSSTQSFNNLGRTRHQGIETQFILKPSDRTLFTLGYTFLDTEQLTGTNKGKDLPWVASHQLSLSSDYKIGDNKFNLTGIYLSKTFSDSANTIEESSNGQVGENPAYMVWNAKYSTKVPVSNNLKANLSLGINNLFDEDYYFRGVDVSPVGRVSGQGRSFIISGQIDF
- a CDS encoding PepSY-associated TM helix domain-containing protein, whose product is MFRKAFRKIHLILGLISGLILIIIAGSGAVLSFEKEIMNSINKDIYTVPLSNKEKIPIIKLLEGFKKKKPNLEITAISFSNIKSSSLYFKTIKRDGDKKQVSKYYINPYTGEFLAQEKREDFFRTVERLHRTLLFNDMGKHLVGFSVLSLLILTFSGVVMSFPRLKKRFFKSLTFSFKSKGQHFLKSSHSSFAMWLMPFYLFAALSGLNWSYSWYSNAFYKIMGVEKVQRTTNKSIKIQKDSKLDEVGSAIAIFEREVRNKYIYSLVKLPTNGTVYSFIYLDENAKHRRERNKLVLDIKTKKILKHERFEKKPLNEQIMISMLTLHTGEYFGIFGQVILFISSLLLPFLVITGFLIYARKKRK
- a CDS encoding glutaminase; the encoded protein is MNYQKVLEEIQDEIQPYLKKGKVADYIPALANVKKNDFAMSIIDLDLNEYHIGSSQKDFSIQSISKVFTFTLALQNYSKELYKRVGHEPSGNAFNSLIQLEYENGIPRNPFINAGAVVTTDSLLSIYKETTFDYILQFIRSISDNKKITFDKEVYTSELKHGYRNLALVNMMKSFNNIENLTSSVIETYFKQCSIKMSTAELSKAMLFLANHGVNPINDEVLINEEKAKRINSLMLTCGHYDASGDFAYRVGLPGKSGVGGGIVAVVPKKLAVCVYAPRLNKQGNSLAGTKALELFTTKTGLSIF